ACCTTGGTAATTTAACTGAAGTATATACTATTATTCTTTCTAGACTCGGAGGCAAATAACAATGAAAAAAGTTAAAATTTACGTAACATTACGTGAGAGTATTCTAGATCCACAAGGTTCAGCAGTACAAGGTTCTTTAGCAAAAATGGGCTATGGTGAAGTAGAAGATTTACGTATCGGTAAATATCTTGAACTAACTGTTGGAGATTCAGCGCGTGATATAGATACTCTAGTTAAAGAAATGTGTGAAAAAGTTTTAACAAATGTAGTAATTGAGGACTACCGTTACGAAGTCGAGGAGGCTAACTAATCATGAAATTCGCAGTACTCGTATTCCCTGGGTCAAACTGTGACATCGATATGTATCATGCGATTAAAGACGAACTAGGTGAAGAAGTAGAATATGTATGGCACACAGAATCAGATTTAAGTGGCTTTGACGGTATTTTAGTACCTGGTGGTTTCTCTTATGGCGACTACTTACGTTGTGGCGCTATGGCAAACCAATCAAACATTATGGCTGAAGTTAAAAAAGCAGCAGATGCTGGTAAGCCCGTATTAGGCGTTTGTAACGGGTTCCAAATTCTTACTGAGGCAGGATTATTGCCTGGTGCTTTACTTCGCAATAAAAATCTTAAATTCATGTGTCGTACTATACAGCTTAAAGTTGAAAACAACAATACATTATTCACAAATCAATATGAGCAAGGTCAAGTAATTAATATTCCAATCGCACACGGTGAAGGCAATTACTACTGTGATGAGGAAACATTACAAAAACTAAAAGATAACAATCAAATCGTGTTCACATACTCAGGAGAAAATCCAAACGGTTCTTTAGAGGATATCGCAGGGATTATTAACGAGCGCGGAAATGTATTAGGAATGATGCCTCACCCAGAAAGAGCTGTCGATGCACTAGTGGGCGGAGCAGACGGTCTAGCAGTATTTAAATCAATTGTGAAGCAGTGGAGGGAAAATCATGTCAACAACTAAGTTTGAGCCAACAGCACAGCAAATTAAAGATGAAAAGCTATACGCTGGAATGGGGATGTCAGACGAAGAATTTGCAATGGTAGAAGGTATTTTAGGCCGTCTACCAAACTGGACAGAGACAGGTCTTTTCTCAGTAATGTGGTCTGAACACTGCTCATACAAAAATTCGAAACCAGTTTTACGTAAATTCCCTACAAAGGGACCACAAGTATTACAAGGTCCTGGTGAAGGTGCAGGTATTGTAGATATTGGTGACGAGCAAGCAGTTGTATTTAAAATGGAATCACATAACCATCCTTCAGCAATCGAGCCTTATCAAGGTGCAGCAACAGGTGTAGGCGGCATTATTCGTGACGTATTCTCAATGGGTGCACGTCCAATCGCAATGCTAAATTCACTACGCTTTGGTGAGTTGAAATCAGCACGTGGTAAATATTTATTTGAAGAAGTTGTTGCAGGTATTGCTGGATATGGTAACTGTATTGGGATTCCAACGGTTGGTGGCGAAATTCAATTCGACCCTTGCTACGAAGGAAATCCACTAGTGAACGCAATGTGTGTTGGTTTAATTGACCACAAAGATATTCAACGCGGTATTGCCGCAGGTGTAGGAAATACAGTTATGTACGTAGGTGCAAAAACTGGTCGTGATGGAATTCATGGTGCGACATTTGCATCTGAAGAATTAACAGAGGAATCAGAAAACCAACGTCCAGCTGTGCAAGTAGGGGACCCATTTATGGAAAAGCTACTACTTGAAGCTTGCTTAGAAGTTGTAAAATCGGATGCTCTAGTTGGTATTCAGGATATGGGTGCTGCGGGTCTTACTTCTTCTTCAGCAGAGATGGCTTCTAAAGCTGGATCTGGTGTAGAAATGAACTTAGATTTAGTACCTCAACGTGAAACAGGCATGACTGCTTACGAGATGATGCTATCCGAATCTCAAGAGCGTATGTTATTAGTTGTGAAAAAAGGTCGCGAAGATGAAATTAAAGCGATTTTCGATAAATATGATTTAGATGCAGTAGCTATTGGTGTCGTTACAGACGATAAAATGCTTCGTTTACTTCACAACGGTGAAGTTGTAGCGAATGTACCAGCGGATGCACTTGCGGAAGATGCGCCAGTTTACCATAAGCCTTCTGCTGAGCCTGCATACTATGCAGAATTCCAAGCAATCGACAACGCTGAGCCAGCTATAACAGATTACAAAGAAACATTAAACGCGCTTTTAAAAGCACCAACAATTGCTTCAAAAGAATGGGTTTATGATCAATATGATTATCAAGTACGTACGTCAACAGTTGTGGCGCCTGGTTCAGATGCTGCAGTTATCCGTGTGCGTGGTACGAACAAAGGTCTTGCGATGACAACAGACTGTAACTCTCGCTACATTTACCTTGATCCTGAAGTGGGCGGTGCCATTGCAGTAGCAGAAGCGGCTCGTAACATTGTGGCAACGGGTGGTACACCACTTGCAATTACAGACTGCTTAAACTTCGGTAATCCAGAGAAGCCAGAAATCTTCTGGCAAATTGAAAAATCTGCCGATGGTATTTCTGCTGCTTGTACAGCATTAAATGCACCAGTAATCGGTGGTAACGTATCACTTTACAACGAACGTTCAGGAGAAGCTGTTTATCCAACACCAACAATTGGTATGGTAGGACTAATAGAAGATTTAGCACATGTAACAACGCAAGATGTAAAAGCTACTGGTGATGTCGTATTCGTTATTGGTGAAACGAAAACTGAATTCGGTGGCTCTGAGCTTCAAAAATTATTAAATAATGGTGTAATCTCAGGAAAAGCACCAGCTATAGACTTGGCTGTGGAGGCAGCCCGCCAACAAGCATTACTAAAAGCGATTAAAGCGGGACTTGTACAATCTGCGCATGACGTAGCAGAGGGTGGACTTGCTGTAGCACTTGCAGAAACTACTTTTGGTGCGCAAGGTCTTGGTATTGATGTAACGTTAACAGGTTCTGCAACAACGGCTCTATTCAGTGAAACACAAACCCGTTTTGTTGTAACTGTCAAAGAAGAAAATGCAGCTGCATTTGTAGAAACAGTAGAAGGTGCACTGAAAATCGGTGTCGTAACGAACGATGCACTTGTTAAAATCAACGGGGACAACGGTGTGCTTGTAGAAGGTACAGTGGAGGAATTCCGTTCTAATTGGAAAGGAGCAATCCCATGCTTGCTGAACTCAGAGGCTTAAACGAAGAATGTGGGGTGTTTGGTATTTGGGGCAATCCAAATCCAGCACACCTTAGTTATTACGGGCTTCATGCTCTTCAACACCGTGGACAAGAAGGTGCTGGTATCGTCGTTTCTGACGGTCTTCACCTTCGCGCGGTGAAAGGTGAAGGATTAGTGAATGATGTTTTCAATGAAGAGAAGTTAAAGGCAGTGGACGGAAAAGCGGCTATTGCGCATGTTCGTTATACGACTGCTGGTGGTGGCGGTATCGAAAATGTACAGCCATTACTATTTCATTCATCTACAGGTAGCCTTTCAATTGCTCATAACGGTAACTTAGTCAATGCGACACACTTAAAGCAATATCTAGAGCGTCAAGGTAGTATTTTTCACTCTAGCTCAGATACAGAAGTGTTAGCGCATCTTATTAAGAAAAGCTCGCATTCACCATTCCGAGCGAAGGTGAAAAATGCCCTTTCATTACTAAAGGGTGCGTATTCGTTCTTAATTATGACAAAAGATGAAATGCTTGTTGCACGTGATCCACATGGTTTACGTCCATTATCTCTTGGAAAACTAGGAGATGGTTGGGTTGTTGCTTCTGAAACTTGTGCGTTTGATTTAATAGGGGCAGAGTTTGTTCGTTCTGTGGAACCAGGGGAATTATTAATTATAAACGATGAGGGCGTAAAATCTGACCGTTTTGCTAATATGGAAAATCGCGCAATGTGTGCGATGGAATATGTATACTTAGCACGTCCAGATTCTGATATTGACGGTATTAATGTGCATATGGCACGTAAACGTATGGGGAAACAACTTGCACGTGAATGTGCACATATTGAAGCGGATGTCGTAACAGGTGTACCTGATTCAAGTATTTCTGCAGCAATTGGCTTTGCTGAAGAAAGTGGTATTCCGTATGAGTTGGGTTTAATTAAAAATCGTTATGTTGGCCGTACGTTCATTCAACCGACGCAAGAATTACGTGAACGCGGTGTAAAAATGAAGCTTTCACCTGTAGTTCAAGTTGTCAAAGGAAAACGTGTTGTGATGGTAGATGATTCGATTGTACGCGGTACTACTTCACGTCGTATTGTCAAAATGCTGAAAGATGCTGGTGCAGCTGAGGTGCATGTAGTTATTTCTTCTCCACCAATGACTGACCCTTGTTATTACGGCATTGATACTTCGACACATGAAGAACTTATTGCTTCGAGTCATAGTGTAGATGAAATCCGAGAAGCGATCGGTGCTGATTCAATAACATTCCTTTCCGTTGAAGGTATGGTAGAAACGATAGCACGTCCATTTGAGGATGAGAACAAAGGTCTTTGCCTAGCATGCTTTACAAGCAAATACCCAACTGAAATTTTCCCAGATACAATCTTACCACATGAAAAAGAACTTTTACGCTAAGTGTATGTTAATAGATGAAACCTTGTCGGACTGCCCACAGTTATTTGGTGGGTATCCGCTGAAGGTGAAATAACATTGAGTAAGGATTACGATTCCTCACTGAATGTTGAACATGCATATGTCCTCTACTTTTAAAAGTAATGGACTGCTGCGTAAATAATTTAAAGGAGGATCTCTGCATGTCAAAGGCATATGAACAAGCAGGTGTAAATATTGAAGCAGGCTACGAAGCTGTAAAACGAATGAAGTCTCACGTTGAACGTACAAATCGACTAGGTGTGATGGGTACGTTTGGTGGCTTTGGTGGTATGTTTGACTTGTCAGAACTAAATCTTAAAGAACCTGTTCTCATTTCAGGTACAGATGGTGTTGGGACAAAATTAAAATTAGCATTTATGGTAGACAAGCACGATACAATTGGCGTGGACTGTGTTGCTATGTGTGTAAATGATATCGTAGCGCAAGGTGCAGAGCCACTTTACTTTTTAGATTATGTGGCACTTGGTAAAGCAGAGCCAGCGAAGATCGAACAAATCGTGAAAGGTGTTGCAGATGGTTGTGTACAATCCGGTGCTGCCTTAATCGGTGGTGAGACTGCTGAGATGCCTGGCCTTTATGAAGAAGATGAGTATGATTTAGCAGGGTTCGCTGTAGGCGCATGTGAAAAATCGGCAATCGTAACAGGTGAAAATATCGTCGAAGGTGACGTGCTTGTTGGATTAGCTTCAAGTGGTGTCCATTCAAACGGCTATTCATTAGTACGTAAAATTGTTTTCGCTGACAACGGCTATGCAGTAGACGCAGTTATTGAAGGCTTCGAAGATTTAGGACCAATTGGTGAAGCGCTTCTAGTACCGACTAAGTTATATGCAAAACCAGTACTTGCAGCATTAAAAGCAGCTGACGTTCATGGTTGCGCACACGTAACAGGTGGCGGCTTCTATGAAAACCTTCCACGTATGATGCCAGAGGGCTTAGCAACAGAAATTGACTTAGGTTCTTGGCCAGTTCTTCGTATTTTCGAATTTTTAAAGGAAAAAGGTCAGCTTGAGGACAAAGATTTATACAATGTTTTCAATATGGGTATTGGTTTCGTGTTGGCTGTACCAGCAGCAGAAGCAGAGAAAGTAATTGCTA
The genomic region above belongs to Lysinibacillus sp. FSL W8-0992 and contains:
- the purQ gene encoding phosphoribosylformylglycinamidine synthase subunit PurQ, translated to MKFAVLVFPGSNCDIDMYHAIKDELGEEVEYVWHTESDLSGFDGILVPGGFSYGDYLRCGAMANQSNIMAEVKKAADAGKPVLGVCNGFQILTEAGLLPGALLRNKNLKFMCRTIQLKVENNNTLFTNQYEQGQVINIPIAHGEGNYYCDEETLQKLKDNNQIVFTYSGENPNGSLEDIAGIINERGNVLGMMPHPERAVDALVGGADGLAVFKSIVKQWRENHVNN
- the purS gene encoding phosphoribosylformylglycinamidine synthase subunit PurS; its protein translation is MKKVKIYVTLRESILDPQGSAVQGSLAKMGYGEVEDLRIGKYLELTVGDSARDIDTLVKEMCEKVLTNVVIEDYRYEVEEAN
- the purM gene encoding phosphoribosylformylglycinamidine cyclo-ligase, whose protein sequence is MSKAYEQAGVNIEAGYEAVKRMKSHVERTNRLGVMGTFGGFGGMFDLSELNLKEPVLISGTDGVGTKLKLAFMVDKHDTIGVDCVAMCVNDIVAQGAEPLYFLDYVALGKAEPAKIEQIVKGVADGCVQSGAALIGGETAEMPGLYEEDEYDLAGFAVGACEKSAIVTGENIVEGDVLVGLASSGVHSNGYSLVRKIVFADNGYAVDAVIEGFEDLGPIGEALLVPTKLYAKPVLAALKAADVHGCAHVTGGGFYENLPRMMPEGLATEIDLGSWPVLRIFEFLKEKGQLEDKDLYNVFNMGIGFVLAVPAAEAEKVIATAQANGEKAYKIGRVVKGEGVVFNGSHDGSLV
- the purL gene encoding phosphoribosylformylglycinamidine synthase subunit PurL — translated: MSTTKFEPTAQQIKDEKLYAGMGMSDEEFAMVEGILGRLPNWTETGLFSVMWSEHCSYKNSKPVLRKFPTKGPQVLQGPGEGAGIVDIGDEQAVVFKMESHNHPSAIEPYQGAATGVGGIIRDVFSMGARPIAMLNSLRFGELKSARGKYLFEEVVAGIAGYGNCIGIPTVGGEIQFDPCYEGNPLVNAMCVGLIDHKDIQRGIAAGVGNTVMYVGAKTGRDGIHGATFASEELTEESENQRPAVQVGDPFMEKLLLEACLEVVKSDALVGIQDMGAAGLTSSSAEMASKAGSGVEMNLDLVPQRETGMTAYEMMLSESQERMLLVVKKGREDEIKAIFDKYDLDAVAIGVVTDDKMLRLLHNGEVVANVPADALAEDAPVYHKPSAEPAYYAEFQAIDNAEPAITDYKETLNALLKAPTIASKEWVYDQYDYQVRTSTVVAPGSDAAVIRVRGTNKGLAMTTDCNSRYIYLDPEVGGAIAVAEAARNIVATGGTPLAITDCLNFGNPEKPEIFWQIEKSADGISAACTALNAPVIGGNVSLYNERSGEAVYPTPTIGMVGLIEDLAHVTTQDVKATGDVVFVIGETKTEFGGSELQKLLNNGVISGKAPAIDLAVEAARQQALLKAIKAGLVQSAHDVAEGGLAVALAETTFGAQGLGIDVTLTGSATTALFSETQTRFVVTVKEENAAAFVETVEGALKIGVVTNDALVKINGDNGVLVEGTVEEFRSNWKGAIPCLLNSEA
- the purF gene encoding amidophosphoribosyltransferase → MLAELRGLNEECGVFGIWGNPNPAHLSYYGLHALQHRGQEGAGIVVSDGLHLRAVKGEGLVNDVFNEEKLKAVDGKAAIAHVRYTTAGGGGIENVQPLLFHSSTGSLSIAHNGNLVNATHLKQYLERQGSIFHSSSDTEVLAHLIKKSSHSPFRAKVKNALSLLKGAYSFLIMTKDEMLVARDPHGLRPLSLGKLGDGWVVASETCAFDLIGAEFVRSVEPGELLIINDEGVKSDRFANMENRAMCAMEYVYLARPDSDIDGINVHMARKRMGKQLARECAHIEADVVTGVPDSSISAAIGFAEESGIPYELGLIKNRYVGRTFIQPTQELRERGVKMKLSPVVQVVKGKRVVMVDDSIVRGTTSRRIVKMLKDAGAAEVHVVISSPPMTDPCYYGIDTSTHEELIASSHSVDEIREAIGADSITFLSVEGMVETIARPFEDENKGLCLACFTSKYPTEIFPDTILPHEKELLR